A region from the uncultured Draconibacterium sp. genome encodes:
- a CDS encoding SGNH/GDSL hydrolase family protein translates to MQKTLFSIIFTLLIVASAKAGDTIRIMPVGNSITAGEHYGFPALEDRTGYRKPLYEMLTKAGYLVDFVGSQKHGIRPKDHKDWFDWNNEAYPGWKIPDIAKKLDTALQVYSPDILLIHVGTNGKDWEEKPEQVRKMLDGINEYSERNDHHITVFLCLIINRFIGEDRAPTTKFNKGVENIVKSRTGDKIDIILVDMENGAGLDYTDILPNPNANPPYEGGDMLGKRYPGVDYDKYHPNDKGNAKMATRFYTELVKVL, encoded by the coding sequence ATGCAAAAAACGCTGTTCTCAATAATATTCACTCTTCTTATAGTGGCTTCAGCTAAGGCTGGCGACACAATTAGAATAATGCCGGTTGGTAACTCAATAACTGCTGGCGAACATTATGGGTTCCCTGCATTGGAAGATAGAACAGGATACCGGAAGCCCCTATACGAGATGCTGACGAAGGCAGGGTATCTTGTCGATTTTGTAGGTTCACAAAAACATGGAATCAGGCCTAAAGATCATAAAGATTGGTTTGACTGGAATAATGAAGCTTACCCTGGCTGGAAGATTCCGGACATTGCAAAAAAGCTTGATACGGCACTACAGGTTTATTCACCTGATATTTTGCTAATTCATGTTGGAACCAATGGAAAGGATTGGGAAGAAAAACCGGAACAGGTGCGAAAAATGCTTGATGGGATTAATGAATATTCAGAACGAAATGATCATCACATCACCGTTTTTCTTTGCTTAATCATAAACAGATTTATTGGGGAGGACCGGGCTCCTACCACAAAATTTAATAAAGGGGTGGAGAATATAGTCAAATCCAGAACAGGAGATAAAATCGATATCATTTTGGTTGATATGGAAAATGGTGCAGGTCTCGACTATACCGATATATTACCTAATCCAAATGCAAATCCTCCTTATGAAGGCGGCGATATGCTTGGGAAAAGATATCCCGGGGTTGACTACGACAAGTACCATCCAAATGATAAAGGAAATGCAAAAATGGCAACCCGGTTTTATACGGAACTAGTAAAGGTTTTATAG
- a CDS encoding DUF4038 domain-containing protein, translating into MKYKVLSILLISLLHVSGTFAQVPWQAHGKLEVSENRHYIQHEDGTPFLWIGDTGWGMIQQLTREEVDQYLDNRQELGFTVIQSVAHWSPHGGGMKRSPDNAPNAYGHSPFTGDEKSPNTSEPLTAEGGSSIAPNDYWDHVDYVVEAVKKRNMYLALLPCWASQLVTGTKEYTAEEAKTYGEFLGERYANEPHIIWVLGGDTKAMFKGYDKNQKYDEYDYRDVYRAMAEGIVEGTTGESPKWNEKNQAWDEVFCTYHPNGDYPYGSSQWFHEDEWLDANGVEVWKEVNDVYRTMLDNYQLTDPVKPSLFLEGSYEYGTYRHECGWVTPLRVRRQFYHTFFAGSAGHTYGAGPIWAMRGNEGDYNCGYTWQQALDFPGARQVASIAKKFLIENNWHEWIPTGDVISGTGKGENLKTAVSTKSGDKALVYFSNNSYTRVKNILDKEADAYWFYPRTGQTKQAENFKQNESRVVAPPSRWEDAVLVLQIEN; encoded by the coding sequence ATGAAATATAAAGTATTATCAATTCTGTTAATTAGTTTATTGCATGTGTCAGGCACATTTGCTCAAGTTCCCTGGCAGGCACATGGAAAATTGGAAGTATCGGAAAACAGGCATTACATTCAGCATGAAGATGGAACCCCTTTTTTATGGATTGGTGACACCGGCTGGGGAATGATTCAACAGCTAACCCGCGAAGAAGTGGATCAGTATCTGGATAACAGACAAGAGCTCGGTTTTACGGTAATTCAGTCGGTTGCACATTGGTCGCCACACGGAGGAGGAATGAAAAGAAGCCCGGATAACGCACCAAATGCATACGGACATAGCCCTTTTACTGGTGATGAAAAATCCCCTAACACATCAGAGCCATTAACTGCTGAAGGTGGAAGCTCCATTGCTCCTAACGACTATTGGGACCACGTGGATTATGTTGTTGAAGCAGTAAAGAAACGAAACATGTACCTGGCTCTTTTGCCTTGCTGGGCATCGCAGCTGGTTACTGGCACAAAAGAATATACTGCAGAGGAAGCTAAAACCTATGGTGAATTTTTAGGAGAACGGTATGCAAACGAACCGCATATAATTTGGGTACTTGGTGGCGATACCAAAGCCATGTTTAAAGGCTACGACAAGAATCAGAAATATGATGAATACGACTATCGCGATGTATATCGAGCCATGGCTGAAGGAATTGTTGAGGGAACAACTGGAGAATCGCCAAAATGGAATGAAAAAAATCAAGCATGGGATGAAGTATTTTGCACATACCACCCCAACGGAGATTATCCTTATGGTTCTTCGCAATGGTTTCATGAAGATGAATGGTTGGATGCCAACGGCGTTGAAGTTTGGAAAGAGGTAAATGATGTTTACAGAACAATGCTAGACAATTACCAATTGACCGATCCGGTTAAACCAAGCCTTTTTCTGGAAGGATCTTACGAGTACGGTACTTACCGCCATGAATGCGGTTGGGTAACACCGTTAAGGGTTCGCCGTCAGTTTTACCATACTTTTTTTGCAGGTAGTGCAGGGCATACTTATGGGGCAGGACCTATCTGGGCAATGCGTGGCAACGAAGGTGATTATAATTGTGGATACACATGGCAGCAGGCACTCGATTTCCCGGGAGCACGACAGGTAGCAAGCATAGCAAAAAAATTCCTAATAGAAAACAACTGGCATGAGTGGATTCCTACTGGAGATGTAATTTCAGGAACGGGTAAGGGCGAAAACCTAAAAACAGCTGTATCAACAAAATCAGGTGATAAAGCTTTGGTGTATTTTTCGAACAACTCCTATACCCGGGTAAAGAATATTTTGGATAAAGAGGCTGACGCCTATTGGTTTTACCCCCGCACCGGACAAACAAAACAAGCAGAAAATTTTAAGCAAAATGAATCGCGTGTTGTAGCTCCACCATCAAGGTGGGAAGATGCGGTTCTTGTGCTGCAAATAGAAAACTAA
- a CDS encoding nucleoside hydrolase-like domain-containing protein gives MKHKNTTIRAKLYFLFVILITTSFPGFSKENKLSNNDKPRVIVTSDGEIDDQASMIRFLLYTNECDVEAIVLSSSQYHSESHGHWAGNDWVNPDLDAYEQVYQNLLKHDSRYPSPEYLRSRTAVGNVKTEGEMEEITAGSELIVKILLDKSDDRPVWLQAWGGMNTIARALKTIEENHPERMEEVAAKCRFFFIWEQDATYQEYIRPHWGKYNIPTIISDQFEAVAYRWKQIQPKEMQVYYEAAWMKENIMGNHGPLCSIYPAHKKTSERNNFEYYEGDFLSEGDSPAFFHNIATGLRNMESPDWGGWGGRFVWVRENTWLDPVPVEGYTYPEGRWYTKNAWGREGTRQHMTSFTHPEYRAYFKPMWRWTPALQNDFAARADWCVESYENANHPPVVKLNHAIDLKAKPGETIQLSAKGTSDPDGDNLNIRWWQYTEVDTYKGSIEIKNPTKKDASFEVPNDAAKNETIHIICEVTDSGSPQLTRYQRVVVKIK, from the coding sequence ATGAAACATAAAAACACCACAATCAGAGCTAAACTTTATTTTTTGTTTGTAATCCTGATTACAACATCATTTCCCGGTTTTAGCAAGGAAAACAAACTCAGCAATAACGATAAACCCCGGGTGATTGTAACATCGGACGGTGAGATAGACGACCAGGCCTCGATGATTCGATTTCTGCTTTATACAAACGAATGCGATGTGGAAGCCATTGTGTTGTCATCTTCGCAATATCATTCAGAGAGTCATGGTCATTGGGCAGGAAATGATTGGGTTAACCCCGACCTGGATGCCTACGAGCAGGTTTACCAAAATCTGTTAAAGCACGATTCACGATATCCTAGCCCCGAATATCTTCGTTCACGCACGGCCGTGGGCAATGTAAAAACAGAGGGAGAGATGGAAGAAATAACAGCTGGATCAGAATTGATTGTGAAAATTTTACTTGATAAATCGGATGATCGCCCCGTTTGGTTGCAGGCCTGGGGAGGAATGAACACCATCGCACGCGCGTTAAAAACAATCGAAGAGAATCACCCAGAGCGAATGGAGGAAGTTGCAGCAAAGTGCCGTTTCTTTTTTATTTGGGAGCAAGATGCAACTTACCAGGAATACATTCGGCCGCACTGGGGCAAGTACAACATTCCCACAATAATTTCAGACCAGTTTGAGGCAGTTGCTTACCGTTGGAAACAAATTCAACCCAAAGAAATGCAGGTATACTACGAGGCAGCGTGGATGAAAGAAAATATCATGGGAAACCATGGTCCACTCTGTTCAATCTATCCGGCACACAAAAAAACCTCAGAGCGAAACAACTTCGAGTACTACGAAGGAGATTTCCTTTCGGAAGGCGACTCGCCCGCATTTTTTCACAACATTGCAACCGGCTTGCGGAACATGGAGTCGCCAGACTGGGGCGGCTGGGGCGGCCGTTTTGTATGGGTGCGTGAAAATACCTGGCTCGATCCGGTACCCGTTGAAGGATATACCTATCCCGAAGGGCGATGGTACACAAAAAACGCTTGGGGCAGAGAGGGCACACGCCAACATATGACCTCTTTCACGCATCCGGAATACCGTGCGTATTTTAAACCCATGTGGCGATGGACACCAGCGCTTCAAAACGACTTCGCGGCCCGAGCAGACTGGTGTGTCGAATCCTACGAAAACGCCAACCACCCCCCGGTGGTAAAACTAAATCATGCCATCGACCTAAAAGCAAAACCGGGTGAGACCATACAATTGAGTGCAAAAGGGACAAGCGATCCTGACGGTGACAATTTGAATATTCGCTGGTGGCAATATACCGAAGTTGACACTTACAAGGGAAGTATTGAGATTAAAAATCCCACAAAAAAAGATGCTTCATTTGAGGTACCTAACGATGCAGCCAAGAACGAAACCATTCATATCATTTGTGAGGTGACAGATTCGGGATCACCTCAATTAACCAGATATCAGCGGGTGGTCGTCAAAATTAAATAA
- a CDS encoding nucleoside hydrolase-like domain-containing protein, translating into MNSRIILVVMLFAFFASCKAEVEVKSQNEKPRVIVTSDGEIDDECSLVRFLLYANEWDVEGIISSSSQYHWKGHRWAGDDWAEPYLEAYAEVYPNLILHDKGYPSPEYLKSITLLGNIAAEGEMDSITPGSQRIVEVLLDESDNRPVWLQAWGGTGTIARALKTIEEEHPDKMEYVAKKVRLFFIWEQDNTFQKYIRPHWGKYNIQAIICDQFWAIAYQWDEIIPEKKIGYFTTEWMKSNILSDHGALCSKYEAYKGGDDNEGWRAGSPKQKGSFRSEGDSPAFLHTIPTGLRNMESPNFGGWGGRFVNVRENTWLDPVPFEGYEYPEGRWYTRSAWGRMYMRDTYPENQEQMNEYFNPLTRWLDDIQNDFAARADWCVKTYEEANHPPVVKINHELDLTAKPGATVKLSAKGTSDPDSDELNFNWWQYDEADSYNGIVEIENSITSEVSVLVPEDARSGNTIHIICEVTDNGTPQLTRYQRVIIEVGE; encoded by the coding sequence ATGAATTCAAGGATAATTTTAGTTGTAATGCTATTTGCATTTTTCGCTTCCTGCAAGGCGGAGGTAGAGGTAAAAAGTCAGAATGAAAAACCAAGGGTAATAGTAACGTCTGATGGAGAAATTGACGACGAATGTTCCCTTGTCAGGTTTTTATTGTATGCAAATGAATGGGATGTGGAGGGAATAATTTCATCAAGTTCGCAATACCACTGGAAAGGTCACAGATGGGCTGGCGACGATTGGGCCGAACCCTATCTTGAAGCATACGCGGAAGTATATCCAAATTTAATTTTACACGACAAGGGGTATCCTTCTCCCGAGTATCTTAAATCAATAACCTTGCTTGGTAACATTGCTGCCGAAGGTGAAATGGATTCCATAACACCGGGTTCGCAACGTATTGTAGAAGTTTTACTCGACGAATCGGATAATAGGCCGGTGTGGCTTCAGGCATGGGGAGGAACCGGCACCATTGCCCGCGCTCTTAAAACCATTGAGGAAGAACATCCGGATAAAATGGAATATGTAGCGAAAAAAGTCCGTTTGTTTTTTATCTGGGAACAGGATAATACTTTTCAAAAATACATCCGTCCGCACTGGGGAAAATACAATATTCAGGCAATAATTTGCGACCAGTTTTGGGCAATTGCATACCAGTGGGATGAAATTATTCCAGAGAAGAAAATCGGTTATTTTACAACCGAATGGATGAAGTCGAATATTCTGAGCGACCATGGAGCCCTTTGCTCGAAGTACGAAGCCTACAAAGGTGGCGACGACAACGAAGGGTGGAGGGCAGGAAGTCCGAAACAGAAAGGCTCGTTCAGGTCTGAAGGAGATTCACCAGCTTTTTTACACACTATTCCTACAGGTTTAAGAAATATGGAATCGCCAAACTTTGGGGGTTGGGGAGGTCGTTTTGTGAATGTTAGAGAAAATACCTGGCTCGACCCGGTTCCTTTCGAAGGCTACGAATACCCCGAAGGAAGATGGTACACCAGAAGTGCCTGGGGCAGAATGTACATGCGTGATACCTATCCTGAAAACCAGGAACAAATGAATGAATATTTTAATCCACTAACACGATGGCTGGATGATATACAAAACGATTTTGCTGCACGGGCCGACTGGTGTGTTAAAACGTATGAAGAAGCGAATCATCCACCTGTTGTAAAAATAAACCATGAGCTTGATTTAACAGCCAAACCTGGTGCTACCGTAAAGTTAAGCGCCAAAGGTACATCCGATCCTGACAGTGATGAACTCAATTTTAATTGGTGGCAATACGATGAGGCAGATAGTTACAACGGAATCGTGGAAATTGAAAACTCAATTACTTCAGAAGTATCTGTGCTTGTGCCAGAAGATGCAAGATCGGGTAACACTATTCATATTATTTGTGAGGTTACCGACAATGGGACGCCTCAGCTTACAAGGTATCAGCGAGTTATAATTGAAGTCGGGGAATAG
- a CDS encoding dihydrodipicolinate synthase family protein codes for MKPNFSMPLKGIVSPLVTPLIDNDTLDVNGLERLIEHVIAGGVQGVFLLGTTGEFASLSYKIRSEFIRLSCKFVKGRIPVLVGIADSAFTESLNLANKAAEYGADALVITPPYYFESGQPELLEYLQGIMVKMPLPLFIYNMPVHTKVMIAPDTVRQAAEIPGIIGIKDSSANLAYLNQVQYLLKDRPDFTFMVGPEEIMAEFVMMGGHGGVNGGANMFPKLYVDLYQAAANHDTEKMMLLREKVMQISTSIYQVGRFGSSYLKGLKCALSLIGICEDGLAEPFQRFNAPERAKIEQALERLNYKELL; via the coding sequence ATGAAACCAAATTTTTCAATGCCTTTAAAAGGGATTGTTTCTCCCTTAGTTACTCCATTAATTGACAATGACACTTTGGATGTTAATGGGTTGGAACGACTAATCGAACATGTTATTGCAGGTGGAGTTCAAGGAGTGTTTCTGCTCGGAACTACAGGGGAATTTGCCAGCTTAAGCTATAAAATCCGAAGCGAGTTTATTCGCTTAAGTTGTAAGTTTGTAAAGGGAAGAATACCTGTATTGGTAGGTATAGCCGATTCTGCGTTTACCGAAAGTTTAAACCTGGCAAATAAAGCGGCAGAATATGGTGCCGACGCTCTTGTAATTACGCCACCCTATTATTTCGAATCGGGCCAACCCGAATTGTTGGAATACCTGCAAGGGATTATGGTTAAAATGCCATTGCCCTTATTTATCTACAACATGCCGGTTCATACCAAAGTAATGATAGCGCCAGATACGGTTCGGCAGGCTGCCGAAATTCCCGGAATTATTGGAATAAAAGACAGTTCTGCTAATCTGGCTTATTTAAACCAGGTTCAATACTTACTTAAAGATCGACCTGATTTTACATTTATGGTTGGCCCGGAAGAAATTATGGCCGAGTTTGTAATGATGGGAGGCCATGGAGGAGTTAATGGTGGTGCAAATATGTTTCCAAAGTTGTATGTCGATTTGTATCAGGCTGCTGCTAACCACGATACGGAGAAAATGATGCTGCTGCGCGAGAAAGTTATGCAAATTAGTACCTCTATTTATCAAGTGGGGCGCTTTGGCTCAAGTTATTTAAAAGGCTTAAAGTGTGCTTTGTCGCTGATTGGAATTTGTGAAGACGGTTTAGCGGAACCGTTTCAACGATTTAATGCTCCTGAGCGTGCAAAAATAGAACAGGCATTGGAGCGACTGAATTATAAAGAGTTATTGTAA
- a CDS encoding pectate lyase, with protein sequence MKKYILTTLSLLLFFSFSWSQQLAFPSAEGYGKYTVGGRGGDVYEVTNLNDSGEGSLRAAVEAEGARTVVFRVSGTIDLKSDLRINNPYITIAGQTAPGGGICIKRYPLMINADEVIIRYIRVRFGDEALKDADAVSSRYVKNLILDHVSASWSVDEVMSIYHGEYTTVQWCMIAESMFNSNHPTKGNHGFGGIWGSNFSTYHHNLIANNSNRNIRFASGCGNTDYRNNVVYNWGFESTYGAESQQKGNDKFNFSNVNMVANYYKPGPATQPGRMSHQLAAPWSRNGDNDYGKWYITDNVMEGSPEVSDDNWKGVVPALTAIKGVQKHNPENFKAIPGLKLETPWPAMAINQQTAEEAYNSVLEHAGASLPKRDAVDLRIIEEVRTGKANFEGCYEDFYKVADKSKKCGIIDSQKDVGGWPELKSTTPPKDSDHDGMPDKWEKENGLNPKNANDRNKLAEDGYTMLEKYLNQLVAKACSQP encoded by the coding sequence ATGAAAAAATATATTCTCACTACACTATCGTTATTACTGTTTTTCTCATTCTCGTGGTCGCAACAATTGGCTTTTCCTAGCGCCGAAGGGTATGGAAAGTATACCGTTGGAGGACGAGGTGGCGACGTATACGAAGTTACCAACCTTAACGATTCAGGCGAAGGCAGTCTGCGCGCAGCCGTAGAAGCCGAAGGCGCAAGAACAGTTGTATTTCGTGTTTCCGGAACCATTGATCTTAAAAGTGACTTACGAATAAATAACCCGTACATAACTATTGCTGGGCAAACTGCTCCGGGAGGTGGAATTTGCATTAAGAGATATCCACTAATGATTAATGCCGATGAAGTGATTATCCGTTATATCAGAGTAAGATTTGGCGACGAAGCGCTTAAGGATGCCGATGCCGTTTCAAGCAGGTATGTGAAGAACCTAATTTTAGATCATGTTTCTGCAAGTTGGAGTGTCGACGAAGTTATGTCGATTTATCATGGAGAATATACAACGGTACAATGGTGTATGATTGCGGAAAGTATGTTCAATTCGAACCACCCCACAAAAGGCAACCATGGATTTGGAGGTATCTGGGGATCTAACTTTAGCACTTATCACCACAACTTAATCGCCAATAATTCCAATCGGAATATACGTTTCGCCTCAGGATGTGGAAACACAGATTATCGTAACAATGTAGTATACAATTGGGGATTTGAATCAACATACGGTGCTGAATCACAACAAAAAGGAAATGATAAATTCAATTTCTCCAATGTGAATATGGTGGCCAATTACTATAAACCGGGACCTGCAACTCAACCCGGCAGAATGTCCCATCAACTTGCAGCACCGTGGTCGCGCAACGGAGATAATGATTATGGCAAGTGGTATATTACTGATAATGTAATGGAAGGTAGCCCGGAAGTAAGCGACGATAACTGGAAAGGAGTTGTTCCAGCATTAACGGCTATCAAAGGTGTACAAAAACATAATCCTGAAAATTTTAAAGCTATTCCGGGTTTAAAACTTGAGACCCCTTGGCCTGCCATGGCAATCAACCAACAAACTGCCGAAGAAGCTTATAATTCGGTTCTTGAGCATGCAGGAGCCAGCTTGCCCAAAAGAGATGCTGTTGATCTTCGTATTATTGAGGAAGTACGTACCGGGAAAGCTAATTTTGAAGGTTGCTATGAAGATTTTTATAAGGTTGCTGATAAATCCAAAAAATGTGGAATTATTGATTCGCAAAAGGATGTAGGTGGCTGGCCTGAGCTAAAAAGCACAACTCCTCCTAAAGACTCTGATCATGACGGGATGCCCGACAAATGGGAGAAAGAGAATGGATTAAATCCTAAAAATGCAAATGATAGAAACAAACTTGCTGAAGATGGTTACACCATGCTGGAGAAATACCTTAACCAACTTGTTGCAAAAGCTTGTTCACAACCTTAA
- a CDS encoding pectate lyase, whose protein sequence is MAQQLAFPTAEGYGKYTVGGRGGDVYEVTNLNDSGEGSLRAAVETEGPRTVVFRVSGNIELESPIRIKNPYITIAGQTAPGDGICLKNHPLTIDADQVIIRYIRVRPGDVSGNDYDAVSCRYKKHIIIDHVSASWSIDECMSIYQCDSITVQWCIVAESLSGSNHKKGSHGFGGIWGSNYSSYHHNLLAHHSSRNPRFASGCGNTDYRNNVLYNWGYRSCYGGEAKQKGSDKFTFSTINMVSNYYKPGPATDPAKKSELADPSKRDDNDMGSWYIADNVIEGSPSVTNDNWSGVRGNNYIKLDQAWDAMPINQQTAEEAFKSVLDHVGASLPKRDAVDARIIEEARTGKANFEGIYKTKKNVPDESKVTGIIDSQKDVGGWPELKSLPAPTDTDHDGMPDVWEKKNGLNPNNADDRNKVGSNGYTMLEKYLNGIK, encoded by the coding sequence TTGGCGCAGCAATTGGCATTTCCAACAGCCGAAGGCTACGGTAAATATACAGTTGGCGGACGTGGAGGTGATGTATATGAAGTTACCAATCTAAATGATTCCGGCGAAGGTAGCCTGCGAGCAGCAGTAGAAACAGAAGGACCGAGAACGGTTGTATTTCGTGTTTCTGGAAACATTGAACTCGAAAGTCCTATTCGGATAAAAAATCCTTACATCACGATTGCCGGTCAAACAGCACCAGGCGATGGGATATGCCTCAAAAATCATCCGCTAACGATTGATGCTGATCAGGTAATTATTAGATATATCAGGGTAAGACCCGGGGATGTTTCTGGTAACGACTATGACGCTGTTTCATGTAGATATAAGAAACATATCATTATCGATCATGTTTCTGCCAGCTGGAGTATTGATGAATGTATGTCTATTTATCAGTGCGACAGCATTACTGTGCAGTGGTGTATTGTTGCAGAAAGTTTGAGCGGATCTAATCATAAAAAAGGCTCACATGGATTTGGAGGAATATGGGGAAGTAACTACAGTTCCTATCACCACAACCTGCTCGCACATCATTCAAGCCGCAATCCTCGTTTTGCATCAGGTTGTGGAAATACAGATTATCGAAATAACGTGCTTTACAACTGGGGATATCGAAGCTGTTATGGTGGAGAAGCAAAACAAAAAGGGAGTGATAAATTTACTTTCTCTACAATCAATATGGTATCTAACTATTATAAGCCAGGACCTGCAACAGATCCTGCTAAGAAGTCCGAATTAGCCGATCCTTCAAAACGCGATGACAACGATATGGGTAGCTGGTATATTGCTGACAATGTAATTGAGGGCAGCCCTTCTGTTACAAACGACAATTGGAGTGGAGTTCGCGGCAACAATTATATTAAACTCGATCAAGCCTGGGATGCTATGCCAATTAATCAGCAAACGGCAGAAGAAGCCTTTAAATCGGTTCTTGATCATGTGGGAGCATCTTTACCTAAACGCGATGCAGTTGATGCACGCATTATTGAAGAAGCACGAACAGGCAAAGCAAATTTCGAAGGCATATACAAAACAAAGAAAAACGTACCCGATGAATCAAAAGTTACTGGCATAATTGATTCACAAAAAGATGTAGGTGGTTGGCCTGAATTAAAAAGTTTACCTGCTCCAACGGATACCGATCATGACGGAATGCCTGACGTATGGGAAAAGAAAAATGGACTTAATCCTAATAATGCCGACGATAGAAATAAGGTGGGATCAAATGGTTACACCATGTTAGAAAAATATTTAAATGGTATAAAATAA
- a CDS encoding nucleoside hydrolase-like domain-containing protein, translating to MKTWLTLILALTFFATIGQEKNRLVVLTDIGGDPDDQMSLVRLMTYANHFDIEGLIATPHGGNNSVEPEYIEKIVEAYGKVRDNMELHEPGYPTERQLKQVISRSIKLDNMESVGEGKDSPGSELLIKAVDKNDDRPLWVNVWGGPSVLAQALWKVRETRSSEELATFVSKLRIYAISDQDNTGPWIRKEFPNLFYIVTPGINAGGGFHHATWIAIGGDKFHGRFGGADFSLVSNEWLDEHVRSKGPLGERYPRWKFMMEGDTPAFFYLINNGLSSPEHPNWGGWGGRYELYTPKTEKWFLEPETRPIWTNVQDEVLGNDGEWHTTNHATIWRWREAYQNDFSARMDWTIKSYEEANHPPVVKLDHPEYMKAKPGERVDLSATSTTDPDGDELTYEWFCYEEAGTRSMSNSKTGVKHDIVDSDRAKAWLKVKTSRVMPPGTGTMHIILAVTDNGTPQLTRYKRVIIDVVK from the coding sequence ATGAAGACTTGGTTAACACTAATACTTGCCCTAACATTTTTTGCCACTATAGGACAGGAAAAAAACCGCCTCGTTGTACTTACTGATATTGGGGGCGATCCTGATGATCAAATGTCGTTGGTAAGGTTAATGACCTACGCCAATCATTTCGATATTGAAGGCTTGATTGCAACACCCCATGGAGGTAATAATTCCGTAGAGCCTGAATACATTGAAAAAATTGTTGAAGCTTATGGAAAGGTTCGTGATAACATGGAGTTACATGAACCCGGATATCCAACTGAGCGACAATTGAAACAAGTAATTTCCAGAAGTATTAAACTGGATAACATGGAGTCGGTGGGAGAAGGAAAAGATTCTCCAGGATCGGAACTTTTAATTAAAGCTGTTGATAAAAACGACGACCGACCTTTATGGGTAAATGTTTGGGGTGGACCCAGCGTTTTGGCTCAGGCACTTTGGAAAGTGCGCGAAACCCGATCGTCTGAAGAACTGGCTACGTTTGTTTCAAAACTTCGTATTTATGCTATCTCCGATCAAGATAACACAGGACCATGGATTAGAAAAGAGTTTCCAAACCTATTTTACATCGTAACACCCGGGATAAATGCGGGTGGTGGTTTTCACCACGCTACCTGGATAGCCATTGGGGGCGATAAATTTCATGGGCGTTTTGGTGGAGCCGATTTTTCATTGGTAAGCAACGAATGGCTCGATGAGCATGTTCGAAGCAAAGGTCCTTTGGGAGAAAGATATCCTCGATGGAAATTTATGATGGAAGGAGATACACCGGCTTTTTTTTACCTCATAAACAATGGATTATCGAGTCCCGAACATCCCAATTGGGGAGGCTGGGGCGGTCGCTACGAGCTGTACACACCAAAAACCGAAAAGTGGTTTTTGGAACCTGAAACCCGACCAATTTGGACCAATGTACAAGATGAAGTCTTGGGAAATGATGGCGAATGGCACACAACCAACCATGCAACCATTTGGCGTTGGCGAGAAGCTTACCAAAACGATTTCTCGGCACGTATGGATTGGACAATTAAATCCTATGAAGAGGCAAACCATCCACCCGTAGTAAAACTGGATCATCCTGAATATATGAAAGCAAAACCTGGTGAACGTGTAGATTTAAGTGCCACAAGTACCACAGATCCGGATGGCGATGAGCTTACCTATGAGTGGTTCTGTTACGAAGAAGCAGGAACAAGAAGTATGTCGAATTCAAAAACCGGAGTAAAACACGATATCGTTGATTCAGACAGAGCAAAGGCATGGCTAAAAGTGAAGACGAGCCGGGTAATGCCCCCGGGAACAGGCACCATGCACATTATTTTAGCTGTAACCGATAATGGTACTCCGCAATTAACCCGTTACAAACGGGTGATTATTGATGTTGTGAAATAA